Part of the Tamandua tetradactyla isolate mTamTet1 chromosome X, mTamTet1.pri, whole genome shotgun sequence genome, ACAGAGTAAAAAGCCAGGTGTGCTACTCATAGCTCTGATCActgggagttttttctttttagcccTTTTCCTTAGGACTATTCCGACTGAGGCTGTAATGTAAAAGCAGTCCATTTACAACTATCATCAATATTTCATACTGACACATCTATGCATCAGGCCTGTTCTTTTCTTACTCCATGAGTTGGTCATATATGACTTCCTCCCCCATGTGGCCATAGAAGTGATTTAAGGGAGAGCCATCATTTTAACGGTAGTTGATGTCATGGGATTTTGTGCCACCTGCTGATTTATTTGTGCTTTCTAAGACTGGTTGTTGAATGTAGCATCTCTAACATAATGTGGATTGCTGATGAGCATGCCAGATCTTATTACTTGGTGAAACTTATAACATCAGGCTTATGATATGCAGTTCCTTTCATATTGTCACTTGTCCCATGGTTAGATACTGTGTATATACTAGAGCACCATAGCACACacagagtttctttttaaatggaaGGTAATATGCTGGAATAGGATGTATGGCTTTTCTTCAGAACTCCAGGATTCTGTGTTGCAGCTCACATATGATTTGGAAGTGACCAGATACTACATCTTTATACACTATAGATACTTTAAGCACTGACATGTGGCATGAGAGTCAGGGTAAATTGCGCTATAAATCTGGAAATTGTTGGGGAACCACAATTTCCCACAGCAGCTGCTAACATCAGAATTTGGCTTGCCaggtgtcttttttatttttatgcaaaagAAGTAAAGCTCCTGTCAACTACCCATATATCTAGCCATGGAATACTACTACCTATAAGGCATTGCCACAGATCCCTGTTGATCAAGTTAGCATGTCTCCACCCTAAACTTGCTTCCCATTATGGCccactttgcctctgaagttttgTTATTATAGAATAGAATCCTATCATCCCCAATGATTACCAGTTCCATGGTGGCATTGATTGCTTCTAACCATGGTTTTCAGAGGAGAGCTACACTGACCTTCTCAAAACTGCCAGTGTTCCTGCTCTCCCGGAAAAAGAAGTATTCAGATATAGGCCCTCTGGTCTCACATAAAAACTCATTTCTAATATTCCACTCCCTTTGTCTTACTCGCCAATTCCTCAGAACTCTAGCAAAGCATTCCAGTATCTCCAACTCATTTAGAGCAGGTTGTTGTCCAAGATTAAAGATGCCACCTCAGCAGCATATTAGGTCAGCTCCAGGACACGAAATCCCACGTTTTTCATGTGTGCTCTCATGTCAGTAAGTTCTACCCTatcttgatttatattttaactccTTCCCTTGCCCATTTGACATCAAATCCATTCCAACACATATTATCCCAGTTCATACTAGTACATATTAGCCAAGTCCTATAGTTCCTTCTAAATATACTTTTTTCAGCTAAACAGAGACCATACTTTATTCCTTACAATGTAGTACCTTACACTTTTCATGAAATTGGAAGCAATGGAAGACAACAGTGGTGGATGTGGAGTAAAATAGGCAACATCTTTTGAGGTAGCTGCCTTATATAAGGTAATTGCATTGGTACAAGAACAGGAGACTTCTCTCCAGTAACAAGGGTTCAAAGACTGCTTTTATCAGGCTGTGGATTCAGTCAATTCTAGGTATTCAAGGTTCTCAGGCTCGTCACTGTTCCAAGTCTCAGGGTTCTACCTTTTGCATATCAGGACCCATATTGATTTAGATACCTGTACATGCTGTGCATGCTGTCTACTGCAATCCTTTCAACCTTATAATTGGTTACAAAATACAATCAGTCACCCTATGATGCTGATAAATATTTCTCACTATGAGGTTAAAGTGGTGTATCCTAGTTATTTTAGATATTAGTCACCTGGATCACAAGATTACATCTCTTTTCTATAGcaactgaaaattttccacaCCTCACTTGCTCTCCTGGCTCACAATGCTATAATTGAATGAacgaacgaatgaatgaatgtagtAGAGAAAATATTAGAACCAAAAGATAGAGATGagtccattgaaaaagccaaagCTGGGTTAATATACTGGAGCCAGAGAGACATGGTGTTATAAATGAACTACAGTGTGTTTTACCAGAGTATAAGGGTCACATATAGAATGGTGATGGCCTATTATCAAATATTTCTCAGAACCATGAAGAAGCAATTATGGATTGGTGCAGGCAGTATGCCTGAGAATTCTTGGTCTCTTTCAGGCAGTATCCAAAGAAGATTCTGAGGAACCAGAAGCTTATATAATTTGCAAGACCCTCCTCTAAAATAAATCAAGCTTGAAAGTGAGTATTTATTTAGAATAAGATAATTTATAATGAGCGTTAAAAGATGACAACTACAACAAGCAAAAATTCTAAACATGCCACTTATGTAGCTATGCAATCTAATATATGATGGAGTGAAATTCcaagtgaaagaaataatggttTTATTGCAAATTACAACGCTCAACATTTGCAAAATTTACAAAAACATATGGCCATGTCAACACATACAATAGCCCATGAATGACAGATGACTCACTCTGAGAGGTAAAAAAGCAGCCAAGTTCAAGTTAAGccttaagcatttatttttcacatcaaatttttaaaataaaatagcttttctaacatttgttctcacaaaaattattattttcaagttAGGATAAGCAATTCATTGGTTCAGATTTTAGCTTTCAATTGTGTGTGTTTAACCATATTCAGATTTTGACATATTTAGCTGCATGTAGGCTTTTCCATAATACATTTCCAGTGCACAGATCCTGGTCTATGTACTCCTTCTAACAGCCTGGAATGACTTATGAGCCAGCATTTACACTTCTGGAATTAATTGGAATTACACTATAAATAAGCTGGAGGATAGAGTTTGCTTGGTTTGAGACAAAATTGCGACATTTTTGTTAATACAAGACTCAGAACAAAGTGCTTGCTTTTCCTACAGCTTATGCCAAACTAGATGGGTTCCTAAACAGTCAGCCTGGACTCAGAGGTCTAGAGAGTAGCTAAACCATGAATACAATGACTCTAGCTGTCTTCCATCAGGGAAACACAGTTTTATTAAGAAGATCAGTCATTGTCAGTTATGAAGATGGCCAAAATCCTGTCTATTTTCAGAaaccattctaccactgaagaaTAGACACTCCCATAAATTAAATTCCAGAGGACTGAAGAGGAACAATCCTGCTCAAGGCTGCGAAAATGATTTTCTGCATGCTGAGCTGTCATTCACACATATATTGACTACATGAAGAAAATCCATGAATTGAAGTTTAATTTTCAGATTGTTTTCCTGCAAAAGTGATCACAGCTAGTTATAATATATAGTGAAGCATCTCTATCTTTGTTTCTatgttcagagattttttttccaaaaataaataggcgtggcaggaaaaataaatcaccaattttaagagaaaacccaatattttataaaaattcagcaaaaatgtatataattaatgtttctattaaacatttttttctaattacctTGCTTAATATCTGATACCAGtgcatttttaatatgaaaatgagTATGCACACTGTATTTAACTAAGCAGTACAGACATAAAATGGAATTAAGCAGATTAGCAGATTtcccttaaaaattattttggaattatGCTGAAATATGTTAATGAAATTAACTttgaagaagcaggaaaaaggaaatgaaggtgTAGTGATACCCAGAGATACTaaagttctcaaaaaaaaaacctgaacacATTCTCCAAAGTCTGTCAtttccagaaaatatttacatgttaGAGTGAAttgtttggtgattttttttttaaactcatattTATGAAAGCTCCCTGTCATGGTTTGGATTCTCTGGAGATTTAATGAGTTTCATTTGTTGGTGGTTTTCGTCTCTTTTCAAATATGATTTTTGCATCAAATAATTCTCTTTCCCTGTAGCCTAGAGATGGTCCTTTTAGATACTTTGCTTCAGCTGCCTTGTAATCTAATCCATCCACAGCAGAAATTGAACAAATGATTGCTTCCGGCAGAAGAACTTCCaggataaatttaattttatcattttttattaaagtcAGCATTCCTTCATCTATTTGTGTATAGatttcttgtaaatattttacaACCTCATCCAACTGATCTTCATCCTCAAAGTATGTTTCAATACAGGGCATGAACCTATTTGCATTCAAAAATGATTTCAACCACCTGGaacctttccttccttttaaaatgtCTAGAAGATGGTTCTCTGTTCCCTTTGCATTCACGATGAAGTCTACTAGGTTCTTGTTGGCTCGGTCGCGAGCAGCCTTCATCCGGTCAGGGAGAATTTTCTGgaaggacattttcttggtctggGAAGTCATGATCATTGGTTCCACAGTATCTTCATTATGcaactttggaaaaatgtccCTCAAGGTATCCTGTTTCATTGCTTTCCTAATTGGATAACTAATGTCAGCAGCATAATATTCAAGGAAAGAGCCTGTAAAAGAACCACAACCTATTCTAACTCTGTAGTCACAAATCAGTGAGATGCACCAGTCAATACTTTCACTGTAATCCTCCCTGGCTTTATCTACTAGTGCTTGTTTCTCTTTACAATCAAATTTCTTTAATCTTCTAAAAGGCACTCTAGTGCCTTTCTTTTCAGGATTCATGTTTGCCTCAACAAAAAGCACacttgctttcttctcttttcgCCTGATGCTTTTTACCACTGCTGGCcaaaatggatattttttatatttaaaccaGACTATCATTCCTGTTTCAAATGAGCGTGGCTCATAATGAAAAACAATGTGTGGAAGTTCTTCATCTTCCTCGTTTTCATCAAATATGGAAGCATCAATAGGATTTAAATGCATTGACTTGTCAGAAGTTTGAAGTTCttcctcaaactcctcaaaatctaGTCTCTGAAGATTTCTTTCATTATTCAAAAGAAAGAGTGAATAATCCAGGACATGGTTAGAGGCACTAAGTGAAAACTGGTATTCCAGTGAACACTGATCAGAGGATGTTGCAACACCCATCTCTGATTCCATGGAAGGTGCATTCTGGCTGCCAACTAAGCATGGATATGAAGGACCCTCTCCAGGGTCCTCAATATTCTCTGAAAAAGTAGAGCATTCAGAGGAAATAACGAGAGTCTTTGGGCAGGTTTCCTGTGCCTCCTCTTTCAAAGCTTTGGTAGCAGTGAGCATATCTGATGGCAAAATTGGAATGAAGTTTTCATATTTAACACATGCACTTTCCTCCTTGACTGTGGAATTCAAGGCCATAATTGCTGAGGTAGCAACCTTTTTCTTGCTCTCTTTTTCATCATCATCTTCTGAAAGTGAAGGGAAACTGTGGCACCAGGTTGAGTTTTCCGATGACTTTGTTTCCATTTCACTTGGAGTAGTACCGATGGTTGCATGTAGCTGTGACTCATCATCATATATGGAGTCATCACTCTCTAAAGAGACCAACAGGGATCCTGTATTTTCACTTTCCTCAGAATTCTTCGGTAAGTCTCCGTTGTGAATCCGATACTTTTTACGAAGGGGTAAATCAGATTGCTTATGTGATTCATCTTGAGACAGTGTGGTGGTGTTGTCTTTGTCTGGAGTGTTTTCTTGACTCaaatttgttctctcattcaGAATATCCAGTGCCATTTTAAGTGATCTTTCATAGACTGCCAACTCTCTAGGTATAGCACTGGCCTCTGACTGTGCCACCAGTGAGGAAGCAATGTCTTCAATTTGAGACTTATTTAGAATCTTTATGTCTGTGCTTTCCACTTGAATTTTTTCATCTAGTGAGAGTATTTGAACTTCTAGGGAAAATGCcttttttctcttattgtttATTGAAGTCTCAGATTGGGACAAAATTTTTGCTGGCCATAGTTGGTCTTCCCAATTGCACAGAACATATTTGGCATCCATTATAATTTAGATTTGTGTCCCAAGAGGTTATCACCGCAAAGTCAAGTCTTAACAAAAGCAATATTCTTAATGAAGCTGCTTTTCTCTTAGGACTAAAAAGGGTTGATTGCTGGTGTGATCTGTTCTCTTCTACCCAATCTCCCAAGGACGCTTGAATATGTAGTTTGATTGTGACTATACTGGAAGACACTGGaatagggaaaaaagaagaaaagtatcagcaaacaaaattattttggcaGAATATAAGGTAAGCATATATTATATGCTTATATGCTCTTTCaatgtttttactttatttttaaaaatatttttattgtgatatcttcacccacatacagtccatccaaagtatataatcaatggctcacaatatcctcacatagttgtatttacatgaacatgatcattttcagaacatttgcatcactccagaaaaagaaataaaaagaaaaaagaaaaaactcatacatcccataacgcttaaccttccctctcattgacccacagtattttttctttgtatgctctatagcaggggtcacatttcattctttttccatgtgagtatccctttattgtagcaccatttgttgaaattttttttgttttttgattgttttttttcgtttgtttgtttgttcatttgtttgagGGAAATGCacgggccgggaatcaaacccagatatcccacatggcaggtgggaattctaccactgaactacccttgcaccccgtaCCCAATTAtgttttaccccttaccccctattatatatttactttttgtccttatagttctactcatctgtccataccctgggtaaagggTGTGtcagccataaggttttcacaatcacacagtcacattgtaaaagctatgtagttatacaatcatcttcaagaatcaaggctactggaatacaattcaacaattcAACAATTCAAcaattcaggtacttccctctagccactgcaatataccataaactgaaaagggatatctataaaatatataagaataacctctcaactctgtttgacatctcttagtcactgaaactttattttgtctcatttctctcttcctccttttggtcaagaagaatttctcaatcccatgatgtagGCTCACAGATCATCCCCagaagtcctgtcccacattgccagggatatttacatcccagggagtcatgtctaCATTGGAGGGAGGGCAGTTagtcatctgctgagttggcttagagagagaacccacatttgagcaacaaaagagattctctcgGGATAAGTCttaggctaattttaagtagacttagcctatcctttgcagaaataagtctCATAGGGACGAACCCCAaaattgaaggctcagcctatcgatttggttgtctccactgtttagaagaatatcagaaattccccagatggggaagtttaatatttcctccttttccacaATCCACCAAGGGGAATCTGCAATGCTCAGTGGTACATAAGACCGAGGCAGAGAATGAAGCATAATGTAGGGTATGAGATAAGACCTGAGAAGTGGTTTATAATACATCACATTCAAGAAGTTGCCCTTATTATTGCCCGTGCTTTGGAGGACAATGAATGTGTGTGTGGCAAGAGAGGtgggggcagaaaaaaaaaagagaagtgaggGCAGGTGGTAGTGATGTGCCAGGGACTCTATTTATGCTATTGGATATGTTGGTACTTTTTGTGCCCATACTGTTATACCTTAGGGCAATGGGTCTCCAAACTCagcatgcataaaaaataatctgGAGGACTTGTTAAAATTCGTTTTCTGGACCTCATCCTGATAGTTTTATTCAGAAGTTTAAATTAGGCCCCATATTTTGTGTTTCTAATAAGTTTTCAAATGATTCTAATATTACTTGTCCAGGGAGAACTCTTTGAAAACACTGTTCTAGCTGAAtttacagttttataattttaacctGCAAGTGCTTCCCTGTCCACACAAAGCAATTAGACACTGATAACAGGGAGTGAATCTCCTGGATCTCGACAACAGCACATGACCTCCTTAAAAGCATGAGCTTAGGAGGAGATTTGAAATGACTGTTATAGCCACTTACTGGATAGGGTAGTTATCAAGGAGCTCTTGATAGTCAGGTAGTTGTTGGGACCTCACGGAAACACCTGGATATCCTCTTGCATGATTTGTTCATGGTGGTTTAATATGTCAGATTCTTTCCCCAAACTAGAAACTgagttttaattataaaattttacagCAGCAAAACAGGGAGCAAAATTAATTGTACCCCAAATTCTCAACCTAACATGATTTTAATATGAAATGTGGCTTTTAGTTTAATACTACTGCAACAGAGAAAGAAGctctcaaaatgtttttaacatgaagtgctttgtaaaatgggaacagtCTTACCCAATGTCATGTGGATTGTGATGGGTCTTGTCCTGCGAGCCAGTTATCTTATCACTTCAGCCTTTCTCTGGGACTCAGTTGACATCACATGAAGATTACCCAGGTCACATGAGCCTCTGATATTAACCTAGGCTGTACCAAAAACAAGAATGGAAATCAAACCAACTACATGGAAAAAGCATAAATTTCCCTATCAAAACTCTAGCAGACATGTTATCCTGAAAGATAGGAATACGATGAAACCTCATTCATGATGTAGATGacatattttccttcttattcttaTAATTTGAAATGCCCTCAAGGACATAATATGCTATTTAGTTCATACTGAAATCACTTCTCTTGGAAAAAGTATGAGGTGGGGACAAGAGAGAAGAGAAGTAACAATTGCCTTGTGTCTTCTCTGGGTCAGACTGTGTAGTAGTAGTTTTgttgggtggtttttttttttttgatgttttctaTTTGAATCCTCACATCAGTCCTCATGTGGAGTTTTCTCTTCTACACAAGTACAATTTTTTCAAAAGAGTTGCAGTCACACTCTACATGCTGTCTCATAGTCTGCTGATATAAacacatttcattcctttgtttGGCCACTTCATAAAAATGGTTGCCtggagaaaatttagaaaacttaGCAATTGCCAGCTTGTGACCAGAACCAGAAATGCAGACACCTAGGTCCTTACTGAAGAAGGGTGGGAACTACAGCCATCCAGCCAGCTGACTTCTAAGGCTTCTATAATTTTCTATGCTAAGCTTAAGGGCTTTGTTGTGTGGAACTGTAACTGAATCATGATGTATTCACAAataacatttctgattttaaaacatccagaatcttattaaaaattaaaaagatatagaAAGATATATAACAAAAAGTACAATTCCATACAAataggaaatatcaatatgatcaatattttctatatatctttccagaatatttttacatatataagaTGAATGCATACCATTTCAATCCAGCTTCTGACTCCACTCAAGAGCATGTTTAGAACATCATTATACATCAATAAGTATTGTCCACATACTTTTTCATGAATTGCTTTAAATGACATTTCCCCCAAGTTTGTAAcattttatatcaatatttctctgattgtgtaaaaataaataagtccatataaataatatttttaaatagagaatGGTAACAGCCTGCCCTTATCTCTTCAATTACATAAATAATCCCATTACATTTTGtcagatatattttttccagatttGACTCCATTTATTGTACTAATGTACATATGTTATAGTGATGCTTACACATGATCCTTCATATGTAAGAGACATAATATGGTGCTTGCCATTCTGCAAATAGCTTTTTACACCTAATACAACTTCTCAGGCATCTTTTCAAATCACTACAGCttcctatttctatttctatatatgcCAGCTATATAACATTCTATCGTTTGGATGTTACCAtgccatataaatatttttaaaactgcttttaaaaacaaacaaaacaaacaaaacaaacaaaaaaacaaactaaaccctctctctcacttttaaacttggaaaatatagaaaaatgtttctttctgACCACAGCCATACCTGTGGTCTGGAAGAATGAGGTAAAAGGAGAACATATGCAGGGCTGTTGTCAACACAGCAACCAGACTACCAGCTTGATCAGGGGGTTGAAAAATTCCAGTATCAGCTAAAGACAAGGTGGGTgggtctgcatgtgtgtgtgctgtgtgtgtctatgtgtgtttatgtgtctGAAACAAATTGCTATGcaattttcaactttatttttattttatgagtatAAAAACGATAATGGGAAAACAATTCTAAATGTACTGAACTaagttaaaaataacattaaaatagtaACCTGACCCACACAGAAATGCTGACTGTTAAGGGAGTTTATTTTCTGCCAGATTTTTTCTAACCATATCATGTGAAAGTGTTTTCACTCAACCTATTATTTGATCCCCTTTCCATACTCATGTTCATTTACATGTGATACTTACATAGTGTTTTGGTGTGTCAATCAATTTATTAAAGTACTTTCCCCCTATGCTATCAGATATTTCTATCAGTTACTTTTCtgcataaattaataaatgtttacaATTCAAACAATAACAGAATGTCTACCAAAGATAGAAACATGGAATGCCAAGTCAATGAATTGGTATGATCAGCCATGATACACTGAAGCCTTAATTTAGAGATTGTAATCTGATCACGTCTTCTCTCACTATGGACTTTTAAAGCTTTGGTAGATACAAAAATTCCAGAGGATTAATATCTTCAAAATGCCAGCAGTTCTCTCAAAACCACACACCTTTCCCACCACTCCAAGGCCACAGCCcctatttttctcatatttattcTAGGGCCCTGAGAAATCCTTAGAAAATAACTAGCTTTAAAACAGCCATTACCTTGAAGGTTCTTGTCAGCTGCAGCCTTGTGAAATGCAGCCCCTCCCCCAAGACTAGCCAGGCACAGCTCACTGCCATGCTTCTCAGAGGCATGTCCCCTCCCAGTGATGGGGAAGGAAAAAGGCCTTTCCCTGAATTAGAGGAGAGAGAATTGGCAGGTTAAATGGTTCAAGTGTCTAAGGGTAGATGTTCCTTTCTTGGCATCTATAAATTGAAATGGTAACAAGTATCTGTTTAATGTCCATTCAAACACTTTGGATTGGTgttttggaaacaaaaaaaaaggaggtagAAAATCACTTTATCACGTAATAAagaccaaacaaaaaatattccttacatattttttttcttgctttttctggTACTTTACCTCTACAGGTGAATTTAAGACACAGCTACTCAAACTCCACTAAAAATGGCTCTAATTTTAGTGGATCTAATTTGGGATTGTACTGAACCATATATATTTTAGAGAGAATGTCTTCATTATaatgttaatttttctgtttccagAACATGTTGCGTCTCTCCTTTTATTCAGTTCTACTTTAAATGATTCAGGAAATTTTCAGGGATTTCTTCACAAACATGGATGTTTCTAACCAGAGGCTGATAATCTTGAATTTGGCAGGAAAGTACCTATTTCACATAACCTCATTAATAATTGGCAACTCTTTCTCTTTATGTTTTGTTGCCTTTTTAAATTTAGCAATTGAATGTGGGGAAATTTTTTACTTACACTATTATTTGTATgtctgaaatatattttgtacattttttcatCAAAATTCTGTGTTCAGCTTAAATTTAGAATTCAGATTTAACTTAGAAAACTAATTTTAGTATATTTAGTGATAATTTTATAAGTGAAAGTGTTTGGGATTGAAGGGTTTTGTTTGACCTTTGTATCATATGATATGTATTATAATCCTATatcatgtatgtgtgtatataaaaatttaaatttaaaatcaacCTTTATATAATCATTAATATTGGAAcaacaaattaatgaattaatgaaggTCATCTATAGGTCGGTGTATTATTTGGGGTACTAATAATTAGGTATGTAATTCTTCATGTTATAAACAATCCCTAAATTTCAGAGGCTCAGCCCAATAAAAGTCTGTTTTGTTGCTGTCCAAGTTCTATATAAGAAATCAAGGGCTAGACTCGAGAGGGTGCTCTGCTCCAGGTAGTCATTAAGGGACCCAGCCTTCTTGAACGTATTATACCTCTACAATCATCTTAAGCCTTGGAGTCTTCCCCTGCATGAATTGCATCTGGCTGGCAGTCTAAAGAAGAAGAAGCATGGAGAATCCTTTGGAATACTTTAGGGGTCAAGTCTAATGAATATCACTTCTGGCTCAGAATCCAGGCATGGAGcccagtgctggtttgaaaccattatgcattccagagaagccatgttttaatcctgatccaatcttgtggaaccagacctattatttagggtgaaagcctttgattggattatttccatggagactgacctacccaattatggatgtgaacttctgattagatggagatgtgacaacgcccattcatggtgggttttgattagtttactggagttctttaaaaaaggaaacattttgaaggaagcTTAGATGCTTTGAGAGCTGATGAAGAAAGCTAATGTACACAAACCCAGAgatttgtagatgcagaaagaaaatgcgcttggggaaactgtttgaaaccagacaTCAAAGACCCAACAGATGccccatatgccttcccagctgacagaggtgttctggactgatcagctttcttgagtcaaggtagctttccctgaatgccttagtttggatatttttatagccttagaactgtgaacttgcgattaataaatccccttttagaaacctgttccatttctggtatattgcattccggcagctttagcaaaccaaacaagCCCCAATTATCAGAGAGACTGGGGAATGAAGGCTTCCTTAGACCCCAGGAAGAAAGTGAAACAGTTTGGTGAACATCTAGCATTCTCTTTGCCATGGGAGGTTTCCCATTTCAATCTTTTGTGGACTTCTGTTATCAGTTGAATGGGTTTTTACAACCATGAGCCAGATTTATAGTGGTGGGACAGAAACTTCTAATTGTCTGCCCTTAATCACTCTGTGCATTCTTCCTCATCAGCAGAACTACGGTTGTGCTGTGGCAATGTGAAAACCAAATTATTATGTTTCCCAGACTCCCTTGTGGCAAGccatggccatgtgatggaatTTCTTGCCAAAGAATATAAGCAGCAATTGTGAAGATTCTAGTAAAGAAACCTCAAAGGGAGATAAGTAACCATCTTGGAATCTTTCTCACTTTCCCCCTTCTTCTTGCTTTCCCCTCTAGAATTTTGCCATGACAGAGTTCAGCCATTCTGACCGAGAAGTGACTTAGAAAAAGGATGCAACTCACTAGAGATGAGAGATCCTGGGCCCTGAATAATGGGACCACctcattccaatctctttaacTTAGAAGATAAATGAGCCCCTGTATTATTTAAATCACCCTGTTTTCCAGTCTTTCTTTCTATCAAAGAAAAGAACTGATCATAcaatcactgtgctggtttgaaaggatgtatggcccctagaaaagccatgttttaatcaaaatcccattttgtaaaggcagaataatccctattcaatactgtatgtttgaaactgtaatcaga contains:
- the PWWP3B gene encoding PWWP domain-containing DNA repair factor 3B, with the protein product MDAKYVLCNWEDQLWPAKILSQSETSINNKRKKAFSLEVQILSLDEKIQVESTDIKILNKSQIEDIASSLVAQSEASAIPRELAVYERSLKMALDILNERTNLSQENTPDKDNTTTLSQDESHKQSDLPLRKKYRIHNGDLPKNSEESENTGSLLVSLESDDSIYDDESQLHATIGTTPSEMETKSSENSTWCHSFPSLSEDDDEKESKKKVATSAIMALNSTVKEESACVKYENFIPILPSDMLTATKALKEEAQETCPKTLVISSECSTFSENIEDPGEGPSYPCLVGSQNAPSMESEMGVATSSDQCSLEYQFSLSASNHVLDYSLFLLNNERNLQRLDFEEFEEELQTSDKSMHLNPIDASIFDENEEDEELPHIVFHYEPRSFETGMIVWFKYKKYPFWPAVVKSIRRKEKKASVLFVEANMNPEKKGTRVPFRRLKKFDCKEKQALVDKAREDYSESIDWCISLICDYRVRIGCGSFTGSFLEYYAADISYPIRKAMKQDTLRDIFPKLHNEDTVEPMIMTSQTKKMSFQKILPDRMKAARDRANKNLVDFIVNAKGTENHLLDILKGRKGSRWLKSFLNANRFMPCIETYFEDEDQLDEVVKYLQEIYTQIDEGMLTLIKNDKIKFILEVLLPEAIICSISAVDGLDYKAAEAKYLKGPSLGYRERELFDAKIIFEKRRKPPTNETH